In one window of Peptostreptococcaceae bacterium DNA:
- a CDS encoding nucleoside deaminase, producing the protein MDKSGYMLEALKEARKAYQKGEVPVGAVIVRRNEIIARGHNLRETGKSPLAHAEIIAIGRAAEKLGGWRLTESQIYVTIEPCVMCAGAILQARIDEVFIGAMDSKAGGVGSVYNLLEDGLLHHFPKVEKGILENECSGIMKSFFRELRTK; encoded by the coding sequence ATGGATAAAAGTGGATACATGCTTGAAGCATTGAAGGAGGCGCGAAAGGCCTATCAAAAGGGAGAAGTGCCTGTCGGGGCTGTTATCGTTAGACGAAATGAAATAATAGCCAGAGGGCATAACCTGAGAGAAACAGGCAAGAGCCCGCTTGCCCATGCCGAGATAATTGCAATAGGCAGGGCCGCCGAAAAACTCGGGGGATGGAGATTGACAGAGTCGCAGATCTATGTTACTATAGAGCCCTGTGTGATGTGTGCAGGAGCAATCCTGCAGGCGCGCATAGATGAGGTTTTCATAGGTGCAATGGACTCAAAGGCGGGCGGAGTCGGTTCGGTTTACAATCTTCTTGAGGACGGACTATTGCATCATTTTCCGAAGGTAGAAAAGGGAATCCTCGAAAACGAATGCTCCGGAATAATGAAGAGTTTTTTCAGGGAGCTTAGAACGAAATAA
- a CDS encoding DUF2088 domain-containing protein, with translation MKVELKYAKGKIDFEINSQNYMRTLLLNETEHLLTGKEEVKRALENPIESKRLGEIVSKGERVAIITSDITRPMPSSIVLPIVVK, from the coding sequence ATGAAAGTGGAACTTAAATATGCAAAAGGCAAGATTGATTTTGAAATCAATTCGCAAAACTATATGAGAACCCTGCTCCTGAATGAGACGGAACATTTGCTGACGGGAAAAGAGGAAGTGAAACGGGCTTTAGAAAACCCAATAGAATCCAAGAGGCTTGGTGAAATCGTCTCAAAAGGTGAAAGGGTTGCAATAATAACGAGTGACATAACGAGGCCAATGCCGAGCAGCATCGTGTTGCCTATTGTTGTTAAATAG
- the dnaX gene encoding DNA polymerase III subunit gamma/tau: MSYTALYRRYRPMVFEDVIGQESIVDTLKNQIRQGSIAHAYLFAGIRGTGKTSTAKILARAINCLEPFGSEPCNKCEVCRGILGEAIMDVVEIDAASNNSVDDVRELRENARYAPAKAKNKVYIIDEVHMLSKGAFNALLKILEEPPAHTVFILATTEPEKIPETIRSRCQRFDFRRVGQSDLMGRLKYILSDLKIDAEEEALRLIAHNADGGVRDALSLLDQCLAFSEGAVTKDVVESVLGISADGFLFEFMECVIDRDADGTFEKLEEIFSAGKETNQFLKDLTQYMRALMIAGLKESAEKILGVGPERLERLKKQRKKAGMTFILRGLDLLSDYEYRIKYAPQPRILLEMLILRLLRPEYDNSLEAVLQRLDKAESELAKIKKHGLALPAAKKEPQELPKIEEPEVISGKRPAAIVEKISSKTLETDISREIPNDPMSEETNIFSELMDKWNDVLNEIRVKNRSTHAFLREAVPKDIKNGNLILLFKEGYSVHMNKISGLESKRIIEDAILEETGFDVNIECIMEGSRGEAVESGEEEARIKEVFKGFEKLIEIED; the protein is encoded by the coding sequence ATGTCGTATACGGCTCTATACAGAAGGTACCGCCCAATGGTCTTTGAGGATGTAATAGGCCAGGAATCCATAGTTGATACACTTAAAAACCAAATAAGGCAGGGAAGCATAGCCCACGCATATCTATTTGCCGGCATTAGGGGAACCGGAAAAACCTCAACGGCAAAGATATTGGCAAGGGCAATAAACTGCCTAGAACCATTTGGCAGCGAACCCTGCAATAAATGCGAGGTATGCAGAGGGATTCTGGGAGAGGCCATAATGGATGTGGTCGAAATAGACGCGGCTTCCAACAACAGCGTAGACGATGTGCGGGAACTCAGAGAAAATGCTCGCTATGCGCCGGCCAAAGCAAAGAATAAGGTATATATAATCGACGAGGTTCATATGCTTTCAAAGGGCGCTTTCAACGCCTTGCTTAAAATACTCGAGGAACCGCCCGCTCACACGGTTTTCATATTGGCAACAACAGAGCCTGAAAAAATACCCGAAACCATAAGATCGAGATGTCAAAGATTCGATTTCAGGCGAGTGGGGCAGTCTGATTTGATGGGGCGGCTCAAGTATATTCTTTCAGATTTGAAAATAGATGCTGAGGAAGAGGCTCTACGCTTGATAGCGCACAATGCAGATGGAGGCGTTCGAGATGCACTGAGTCTTCTTGACCAATGCCTTGCTTTTTCTGAGGGGGCTGTCACCAAGGATGTTGTTGAGAGCGTTCTAGGAATTTCGGCTGATGGATTTCTTTTCGAATTCATGGAGTGTGTAATAGACAGGGATGCCGATGGAACATTCGAAAAACTTGAAGAAATTTTTTCCGCCGGTAAAGAAACTAACCAGTTTCTCAAAGACCTTACGCAGTATATGAGAGCCCTCATGATTGCAGGGTTAAAGGAATCGGCAGAAAAGATATTGGGCGTGGGACCGGAGCGGCTTGAACGCCTGAAGAAACAGAGAAAAAAGGCTGGAATGACATTCATACTCCGAGGGCTTGACCTGCTTTCGGATTATGAATACAGAATTAAGTATGCTCCGCAGCCGAGGATATTGCTGGAAATGCTTATACTTAGGCTACTTAGGCCTGAGTATGACAATTCTCTTGAAGCCGTTTTGCAAAGGCTTGATAAAGCCGAAAGTGAATTGGCGAAAATAAAAAAACACGGACTTGCTTTGCCGGCAGCTAAAAAAGAACCGCAGGAACTGCCCAAGATCGAAGAGCCGGAGGTTATTTCAGGCAAAAGGCCGGCGGCAATAGTCGAAAAGATATCGAGTAAGACACTCGAAACAGATATTTCCCGGGAAATACCGAATGATCCTATGTCTGAAGAGACGAACATTTTTTCGGAGTTGATGGATAAGTGGAACGATGTGTTAAACGAAATCAGGGTGAAAAACAGATCAACACACGCATTTTTAAGGGAAGCTGTTCCAAAGGACATAAAAAATGGCAACCTCATATTGCTTTTTAAAGAGGGCTATAGCGTGCATATGAATAAGATTAGCGGACTCGAAAGCAAAAGGATAATCGAAGATGCTATTCTGGAAGAAACGGGTTTTGATGTAAATATTGAGTGCATAATGGAGGGATCTCGAGGCGAAGCGGTTGAATCGGGCGAAGAAGAGGCCCGAATAAAGGAAGTTTTCAAAGGGTTTGAAAAACTCATAGAAATAGAAGACTGA
- a CDS encoding YbaB/EbfC family nucleoid-associated protein yields MAKNRMPGMPGDMNKMLKQAQKMQQGMQKKQDEIDVAEMEVTAGGGAVKIRINGKKEILEMIIAPDVVDPDDVEMLQDLIVAAVNEAVRTVEDYQQKELGKLTGGMNIPGF; encoded by the coding sequence ATGGCTAAGAATAGAATGCCGGGAATGCCCGGTGATATGAACAAAATGTTAAAACAGGCGCAGAAAATGCAGCAGGGCATGCAGAAAAAGCAAGACGAAATAGATGTGGCAGAAATGGAAGTGACGGCGGGAGGCGGAGCTGTCAAAATTCGTATAAACGGCAAAAAGGAAATACTTGAAATGATAATAGCTCCGGATGTGGTGGATCCGGATGATGTGGAAATGCTTCAAGACTTGATTGTCGCTGCTGTCAACGAAGCTGTTAGAACGGTCGAAGACTACCAACAAAAGGAATTAGGGAAATTGACCGGAGGCATGAACATACCGGGCTTTTAA
- the recR gene encoding recombination protein RecR, with protein MEEFAAPIARLIDELSKLPGIGRKTAQRLAFHLVETREQDVYGLAKAMVEAKKKIIFCSVCFNITENDPCNICSHPGRDRGTICVVESPRDVAAMERTREYSGLYHVLHGSISPMEGRGPEDIKIKELIVRLQKHSEEVKEIILATNPTIEGEATAMYLARLLKNTGIRITRIAHGIPVGGDLEYADVVTLAKAVEGRREL; from the coding sequence ATGGAAGAGTTTGCTGCGCCCATAGCACGATTGATTGACGAATTATCAAAGCTTCCGGGCATTGGAAGAAAAACAGCACAACGGCTGGCATTCCACCTTGTGGAGACTAGGGAGCAGGATGTCTACGGTTTGGCAAAGGCCATGGTGGAAGCTAAAAAGAAAATAATTTTTTGCTCGGTTTGTTTCAACATAACAGAGAACGACCCGTGCAACATCTGTTCACATCCCGGAAGGGATCGTGGCACGATATGCGTCGTCGAATCTCCCAGGGATGTGGCGGCAATGGAAAGAACCAGGGAGTATTCGGGTCTGTACCATGTGCTTCACGGATCAATTTCACCAATGGAAGGCAGAGGCCCTGAGGATATTAAAATAAAAGAGCTTATAGTAAGGCTCCAGAAACATTCCGAAGAGGTGAAGGAAATTATTTTGGCGACCAATCCGACCATCGAGGGAGAGGCAACGGCAATGTACCTGGCCCGTCTGCTTAAAAACACCGGCATAAGAATTACCAGAATTGCCCACGGAATTCCCGTAGGTGGAGATTTGGAATATGCTGATGTGGTGACATTGGCAAAGGCGGTGGAAGGCAGAAGGGAATTGTAA
- a CDS encoding 50S ribosomal protein L25, with translation MKDIILIAEKRETGSTTGLKKLRVDGMVPAMVYGKHSENRAIKLLGNEIKRFNDSMAPGSSMNIKIGEEEILVIIKELQRDAVKRNVIHIDFQELTEGEKIKVKIPVHVFNRSAVEIGNKVVQQQLQEIEIETLPKYLIQTIEVDCKLLNDTDAITVADLPIYSNADIEVFEDPDDVVVSLVTVTRAEVETEEVEEVAEIEEKEEA, from the coding sequence ATGAAAGATATAATTCTTATAGCGGAAAAAAGGGAAACCGGCTCAACAACGGGGTTGAAAAAACTCCGCGTCGATGGAATGGTCCCTGCCATGGTGTATGGCAAACATTCGGAAAACCGCGCCATTAAGCTTCTTGGTAATGAGATTAAGCGTTTTAATGATAGTATGGCACCTGGTTCAAGCATGAATATCAAAATAGGCGAAGAGGAAATTTTGGTAATCATAAAAGAACTTCAAAGGGATGCCGTTAAAAGGAATGTAATCCATATTGATTTTCAAGAGCTGACAGAAGGCGAAAAAATCAAAGTAAAAATTCCCGTACATGTATTCAACAGGAGCGCTGTTGAAATCGGAAACAAGGTTGTTCAGCAGCAGCTTCAAGAAATCGAGATCGAGACATTGCCTAAGTACTTGATTCAAACGATCGAAGTAGACTGCAAATTGCTTAACGATACAGATGCCATAACCGTTGCGGATCTTCCTATCTACAGCAATGCGGATATTGAAGTCTTTGAAGATCCTGACGATGTAGTTGTTTCGCTAGTTACTGTAACAAGAGCGGAAGTTGAGACCGAAGAGGTAGAAGAAGTAGCAGAAATAGAAGAAAAAGAAGAGGCATAG
- a CDS encoding pyridoxal phosphate-dependent aminotransferase, translating to MLAKKLKFITPSYTLGIASKVKILRESGEKIINLSIGEPDFYTPEIAKDWAKKAMDGNKTKYDSVSGLKELKQAIIEKFENQNDLYYTESEIVVSSGAKHSITNSLIATLDPGDEVMIPKPYWVSYPEMVKLTGGVPVFVDTQKDNNYKVAPKDLEKALTSKSKMLFITNPSNPSGAVYTRDELLAIGTWCVENNIWIMADEIYERITFDRPFVSIASLSESIKKLTITVNGMSKSAAMTGWRIGYTGSTEELAKAMSAIQGHLVSHPATISQWAAYGAMAFCQSETDKMVETYKTRRDIAVKLLEDAKDIFLVKPEGAFYLFIDLSAYKSFFPEAENFSVAFCDKLLTEKKIAIVPGMAFGMDDFVRIAYACDEKELVAGLEGIKDFLSELK from the coding sequence ATGTTGGCAAAGAAATTGAAGTTTATTACACCATCTTACACTCTTGGCATTGCATCAAAGGTGAAAATCCTCAGGGAGTCCGGAGAAAAAATAATCAATCTTAGTATTGGGGAACCGGATTTTTACACGCCCGAAATTGCAAAGGACTGGGCTAAAAAAGCAATGGATGGAAACAAGACAAAGTACGATTCCGTTTCAGGCCTCAAGGAACTGAAACAGGCTATAATTGAGAAATTCGAGAATCAAAACGATTTGTACTATACCGAAAGCGAAATTGTCGTTTCGAGCGGAGCCAAGCATTCCATAACGAATTCACTAATAGCCACTCTTGATCCCGGAGACGAGGTTATGATACCAAAACCATACTGGGTAAGCTACCCTGAAATGGTTAAGCTTACAGGCGGCGTTCCTGTTTTCGTAGACACTCAAAAGGACAACAACTACAAGGTTGCTCCAAAGGATTTGGAAAAAGCATTGACTTCAAAAAGCAAAATGCTTTTCATCACAAATCCGTCAAACCCTAGTGGAGCCGTATATACCAGGGATGAGCTTTTAGCAATAGGGACCTGGTGCGTCGAAAATAATATCTGGATTATGGCTGATGAAATCTACGAGAGAATAACCTTCGACCGTCCTTTTGTCTCCATTGCGTCTTTATCCGAATCTATAAAAAAACTTACCATAACAGTAAATGGAATGTCAAAATCCGCAGCAATGACAGGCTGGAGAATAGGCTATACAGGCTCCACGGAAGAACTTGCAAAGGCTATGAGCGCAATACAGGGCCATCTGGTATCCCATCCCGCAACCATCTCACAGTGGGCAGCCTATGGAGCCATGGCTTTTTGCCAAAGCGAAACCGATAAAATGGTAGAAACATATAAGACCAGAAGAGACATAGCAGTCAAGCTGCTTGAAGACGCAAAGGATATTTTTCTTGTCAAGCCGGAAGGCGCCTTCTATCTTTTCATCGATTTATCCGCATACAAATCCTTCTTCCCTGAAGCAGAAAACTTTTCGGTTGCCTTTTGCGACAAATTGCTCACCGAAAAGAAAATCGCAATTGTTCCCGGAATGGCCTTCGGGATGGACGATTTCGTACGTATAGCATACGCCTGCGACGAAAAAGAACTTGTTGCCGGTCTTGAAGGTATTAAAGACTTCCTTTCCGAATTAAAATAA
- a CDS encoding aminotransferase class I/II-fold pyridoxal phosphate-dependent enzyme, with protein MRNNIILNRLVKIGKREPVSFHVPGHKNGRIFSDIPVFKEMGKLDFTELSETDNLHDPKGLILEAQRRASKVYGAMESFFLVNGTTGGILAAISAMATPGDRVLLQRDCHRSVFHGIAINGLEPVYIKPKFSASPGRKLSIEPGQVEEAFKANPQISLVILTYPSYDGICFDIEAITKIVHEKGALLLVDSAHGSHLGFSELFPDSPLKFGADVVVQSTHKTLPAFTQGSMLHINSKRVNISRMRRMLSVYQSSSPSYLLMAGIDSAMEIMEKEGRFLMERLFGEIGRFAEGLKKNTDIKIWERKTLQTETRFDLDESKILLDFSRIGISGFCVEEILRKKYEIYVEMAGRSSALLVSSVANSKNDFARAEAALESIASDKSLYRMTVGESEYSYRIPEMAILPGNAFYKTVREVPLLEAEGMISGGYLMPYPPGIPLVCPGERIMKETISYLRDLEESKKKATTSYDSEWKKVLIIDENEVGKE; from the coding sequence ATGCGGAACAATATAATTCTTAACCGGCTTGTTAAAATCGGCAAAAGAGAACCGGTTTCTTTTCATGTGCCGGGGCATAAAAACGGCCGTATTTTTTCGGATATCCCCGTTTTTAAAGAAATGGGAAAACTGGATTTTACAGAACTTTCTGAAACGGATAATCTGCACGACCCGAAGGGATTGATATTGGAGGCGCAGCGCCGAGCCTCAAAGGTCTACGGCGCCATGGAAAGTTTTTTTCTCGTAAATGGAACAACAGGCGGGATTCTTGCCGCAATTTCAGCCATGGCAACTCCGGGAGACAGGGTTTTGCTGCAGAGGGATTGCCATCGTTCGGTTTTTCATGGAATAGCGATAAATGGATTGGAGCCGGTATATATCAAACCGAAATTCTCGGCATCACCTGGCAGAAAGCTTTCAATTGAGCCCGGGCAGGTGGAGGAGGCATTTAAGGCCAATCCGCAAATAAGCTTGGTGATTCTAACATATCCTTCATATGACGGTATTTGCTTCGATATTGAAGCCATAACAAAAATTGTCCATGAAAAAGGCGCACTTCTTTTGGTGGACAGCGCACACGGTTCCCACCTGGGTTTTTCAGAACTTTTTCCGGATTCGCCACTCAAATTTGGTGCCGATGTGGTTGTTCAAAGCACACACAAGACTTTGCCGGCCTTTACCCAAGGATCAATGCTGCACATAAATTCAAAACGTGTTAACATTAGCAGAATGAGGAGAATGCTGTCTGTGTATCAAAGCTCGAGTCCTTCGTATCTATTAATGGCTGGAATCGACTCTGCAATGGAAATAATGGAGAAGGAAGGACGTTTTCTGATGGAGCGTCTTTTCGGCGAAATCGGAAGGTTTGCCGAGGGGCTGAAAAAAAACACCGACATAAAGATTTGGGAAAGAAAAACCTTGCAAACGGAGACCCGATTCGATCTCGATGAAAGCAAGATATTGTTGGATTTTTCGCGCATTGGGATCTCGGGATTTTGCGTTGAGGAAATTTTAAGGAAAAAGTACGAAATATATGTTGAAATGGCCGGGCGCAGCAGCGCCTTGCTCGTGTCGTCGGTCGCCAATTCTAAAAACGATTTTGCAAGGGCTGAGGCGGCCTTGGAATCGATAGCAAGCGACAAATCGCTTTATAGGATGACTGTTGGGGAATCCGAATACAGCTACAGAATACCTGAAATGGCAATTCTTCCAGGTAATGCTTTTTATAAAACAGTAAGAGAGGTTCCCCTACTCGAGGCGGAAGGGATGATTTCGGGGGGATATCTTATGCCTTATCCACCCGGCATTCCGTTGGTTTGTCCGGGAGAACGCATTATGAAGGAGACAATCAGTTATTTGAGGGACCTTGAAGAATCTAAGAAAAAGGCCACTACTTCCTATGATTCGGAATGGAAAAAAGTATTAATAATTGACGAAAATGAGGTGGGGAAAGAATGA
- a CDS encoding thymidylate kinase, with protein MKGKLIVIEGTDSSGKATQSQKLFDALKLENENVRKVAYPNYDSPSSSLVKMYLGGEFGENPDDVNGYTASLFYAVDRFASYTKEWKKFYEDGGWIVADRYTTANMVHQASKISEGKKRKDFMEWLWDLEFVKLGLPVPDCVVFLDMPPDISGRLMKDRNNKITGKKEKDIHEKDKDYLKKSYENAIEVARDGGWIVVPCAENGKVRSIDDIHSEILGLVEKIVGEEE; from the coding sequence ATGAAGGGAAAACTGATAGTCATTGAGGGCACGGATTCAAGCGGAAAGGCGACCCAGTCGCAGAAACTGTTCGATGCGCTTAAGCTTGAAAATGAGAATGTTCGAAAGGTTGCCTATCCTAACTACGACAGCCCGTCCTCGAGCCTTGTGAAGATGTATTTGGGAGGGGAATTCGGCGAAAATCCCGATGATGTCAATGGGTACACTGCATCGCTTTTCTATGCCGTTGACAGATTCGCTTCATATACAAAAGAATGGAAAAAATTCTACGAGGATGGAGGATGGATTGTGGCTGACAGGTATACGACCGCAAACATGGTCCATCAGGCCTCTAAAATTTCAGAAGGAAAGAAAAGAAAAGATTTTATGGAATGGCTGTGGGACCTCGAATTCGTTAAGCTGGGTCTTCCCGTTCCGGACTGTGTGGTATTCCTTGACATGCCCCCTGACATAAGCGGGCGTCTCATGAAGGATAGAAACAATAAAATTACGGGGAAAAAAGAAAAGGACATACACGAAAAGGATAAGGACTATCTAAAAAAATCATACGAGAACGCAATAGAAGTTGCAAGGGACGGGGGATGGATTGTCGTTCCTTGCGCGGAAAACGGAAAGGTCAGAAGCATAGATGACATTCACAGCGAGATATTGGGATTAGTAGAAAAAATAGTTGGGGAGGAAGAATAA
- a CDS encoding histidine phosphatase family protein: MTDLYLIRHGQTKWNLENRIQGNLDSPLTALGLRQAGWLSDAYKGCQIDIIYTSTLDRAYNTAKIFRGDREIDIIRLDELKEINFGEWEGRKFMEIKEEDPEIFDSFRFTPETCRPIGGETFNEAKERVVYAVSNILEKNKGRKVALVIHGAVLKLLMGHYLNRTINQVWDEPIIRPTSVSHIRFNEEGYEILKFGDVSHYEETDENSFGV, encoded by the coding sequence TTGACTGATTTATATCTAATAAGACATGGACAAACCAAGTGGAATTTGGAAAACAGGATTCAAGGCAATCTGGATTCGCCATTGACTGCTTTGGGTTTAAGGCAAGCAGGGTGGCTTTCCGACGCGTATAAAGGTTGCCAAATAGACATAATATACACAAGCACACTCGACAGGGCTTACAATACGGCAAAGATATTCAGAGGCGATAGGGAAATAGATATAATACGCCTTGATGAATTAAAGGAAATAAATTTTGGTGAATGGGAGGGTCGCAAATTCATGGAAATCAAGGAAGAAGACCCTGAAATTTTCGATTCCTTCAGGTTTACTCCCGAAACCTGCAGACCTATTGGGGGAGAAACCTTCAATGAGGCAAAAGAGCGTGTTGTCTATGCGGTTTCAAATATCCTCGAGAAAAACAAAGGCAGAAAGGTAGCACTTGTCATACACGGGGCCGTACTGAAGCTTTTGATGGGGCATTACTTGAACCGTACGATTAATCAGGTGTGGGATGAGCCAATCATTCGGCCAACGAGTGTTAGCCATATAAGGTTCAACGAGGAAGGATATGAAATTTTAAAATTTGGCGATGTTTCGCATTACGAGGAAACTGATGAGAATTCTTTTGGAGTATAG
- a CDS encoding 2,3-bisphosphoglycerate-independent phosphoglycerate mutase, with protein MKKPAVLMILDGYGLNSNSYGNAIMKAKKPNIDRLSEQWPTSKLKASGPYVGLPDGQMGNSEVGHLNIGAGRIVYQELTRITGEIENGKFYNNFAFMQSVSNAMKHDSALHLWGLLSDGGVHSHIEHLYALLKLARNAGLKKVYVHAFLDGRDTAPKAAKGFIKSLEERMERLGIGEIATISGRYYAMDRDNRWDRIQLAYDAMANGRGEESESALKALERAYKRGETDEFVKPSVIVKDGAPVAIVNKNDSVIMFNFRPDRARQITRVFTDKNTTSCKRERGLIPLHYVCLTQYDQTMPNVRVAYEPQSLVNTLGEYVSIKGMKQLRIAETEKYAHVTFFFNGGREEPFPGEKRIMVQSPRVATYDLKPEMSAREVCDKLIYEIKNGSHDFILVNFANSDMVGHTGIFDAAVKAIETVDECVGKVSDAVLEKGGFLFITADHGNADEMLDKDGNVMTAHSLNPVPVILLGAGKDINLREGKLADIAPTLLELMELQKPREMDGVSLIKK; from the coding sequence ATGAAAAAGCCCGCCGTTTTAATGATACTCGATGGTTATGGATTAAATAGCAATTCATACGGAAATGCGATTATGAAGGCCAAAAAACCCAACATTGACAGGCTGTCAGAGCAGTGGCCTACATCCAAGCTTAAAGCCAGCGGACCATATGTTGGGCTTCCCGACGGACAGATGGGCAACTCCGAGGTGGGGCACCTAAACATCGGAGCAGGCCGCATAGTATACCAGGAGCTCACCCGTATCACCGGAGAAATAGAAAACGGTAAATTCTACAACAATTTCGCGTTTATGCAATCTGTTTCGAATGCGATGAAGCATGACAGCGCGCTTCACTTATGGGGTCTATTGTCGGACGGCGGCGTCCACAGCCACATCGAACATCTATACGCGCTTTTAAAGCTGGCACGAAATGCCGGTCTCAAGAAGGTCTATGTACACGCCTTTCTCGATGGGCGCGACACGGCTCCCAAAGCCGCCAAGGGTTTCATAAAATCACTCGAGGAGCGAATGGAACGCCTCGGCATAGGAGAAATAGCAACTATTTCAGGCCGCTATTATGCAATGGACCGGGACAACAGATGGGACCGTATACAATTGGCCTATGATGCAATGGCAAACGGCCGTGGAGAAGAATCCGAAAGTGCCTTAAAAGCACTCGAGAGAGCGTATAAGAGAGGCGAGACAGACGAGTTTGTCAAGCCATCTGTAATAGTAAAGGACGGTGCGCCCGTTGCAATTGTAAATAAAAACGATTCCGTCATCATGTTCAATTTTAGGCCCGATAGGGCAAGACAGATAACGCGCGTATTCACAGATAAAAACACAACCTCGTGCAAACGCGAAAGGGGATTAATTCCTCTTCACTATGTTTGCCTGACTCAATACGATCAGACAATGCCAAATGTCAGGGTGGCATACGAACCCCAGTCCCTTGTCAACACGCTCGGCGAATATGTTTCAATAAAGGGCATGAAGCAACTTAGAATAGCAGAAACGGAAAAATATGCCCATGTAACATTCTTCTTCAATGGAGGAAGGGAGGAGCCATTCCCAGGAGAAAAAAGGATTATGGTGCAATCTCCAAGGGTTGCCACATATGATTTAAAGCCGGAAATGAGTGCAAGGGAAGTCTGCGACAAACTCATTTACGAAATTAAAAACGGATCCCACGATTTCATATTGGTAAATTTCGCGAATTCGGACATGGTAGGCCACACAGGTATTTTTGATGCGGCAGTAAAAGCAATTGAAACCGTTGACGAATGCGTAGGAAAGGTATCAGACGCAGTGCTTGAAAAAGGCGGTTTTCTATTCATCACGGCCGATCACGGCAACGCAGATGAAATGCTAGATAAAGATGGAAACGTTATGACTGCACACTCGCTCAATCCCGTTCCGGTAATATTGCTGGGAGCCGGAAAGGATATTAATCTGAGAGAAGGCAAGTTGGCAGACATAGCACCTACCCTTCTTGAGCTAATGGAACTCCAAAAGCCCCGCGAAATGGACGGAGTATCCCTCATAAAAAAATAA